One segment of Candidatus Nitrospira nitrosa DNA contains the following:
- a CDS encoding PAS domain S-box protein, producing MAAAAAAAIFILDLFIPLGVAVPMLYVLPILLSWISPGWRITAVTAGSCIILTLLGAVLSPGELSSAVATNRALASTLGLVIAWLVIRQKQSAVQVAEAHQAREESEEKFAKVFHASPHPIGITEVTTGRCIEVNDACLQLFGFSREEVIGSTTLMLGIWPNQQDRVRLVERLKAGEPIRNCALTLKTKSGDVRHILISSDLMEINGTLCMITLGNDITNRKQAEDALLEREQQFRAVFNQTTCGIAQTDSTGRYTLVNDRYCEIVGRLREELLTLSMHDITHADDLLANADQFRALVQGGPSFVIEKRYLRPDGSVVWVHKDVAAVRDNGGRVSHIVDAITDITDRKRNEKNLHDLNASLEKRVDERTKALRQEEQRFHGAFDHAPIGMALVAPDGRWLRVNGALCQIIGYTEAELLAIDFQAITHPDDLEADLSHVRDMLAGTIQTYQMEKRYLHKRGHVVHILLTVYLVRDTKGQPLYFISQSQDITERKPAEEQFRQVVESAPNGMLLADSNGIITLINAQLERYFGYDRHELVGQPVELLLPERFRTQHPAQRAAFYHNPQARAMGARRDLFGRRKDGSEFPLEIGLNPIQTAQGQQVLAAIVDISTRKQAEEMLKEAAQELVSKNAELHEANQSALIATRAKSEFLATMSHEIRTPMNAIVGMAELLGETSLSPSQQEYVGRLTRASTSLLDLINNILDISKIEAGQLELESIAFDIQSLVDTIGELMAIHAHIKQLELIAFVHPDVPAWVMGDPTRLQQVIINLIGNAIKFTERGEVVLRIEPDSADPDLIRCCVSDTGIGVPHDKLHSIFDSFTQVDSSMTRKYGGTGLGLSISKRLVEHMGGSISADSTEGHGSTFSFAVRLPKTTSPPTALPLPLLDLRNRRLLIVDDTETNRMVIREHLRPLGALLVEASDGPAALQALDEALGDGTPFDVAILDYHTRGMNGLDLAQAIRKRQDSASLPLVLYASDMLQQTAALSRELGIDSFVYKPVSRRRLLESLAVVLHQVPATTVRQEQAAHQELDLPPPCRILLVEDLEDNRDLVRLFLKDTSCQLEMAENGAIGVKKFAEGTYDLVLMDMQMPIMDGLQSTMAIRQWEVEQQHKPTPIIALTANAFSEESIKSLNVGCTAHLTKPIKKKVLLSTITQCLGALRDQAA from the coding sequence CCTGGAGAACTTTCTAGCGCAGTCGCGACAAACCGTGCCCTGGCTTCAACATTGGGACTCGTCATCGCCTGGCTCGTGATCCGACAGAAACAGTCGGCAGTTCAGGTCGCTGAGGCACACCAGGCCAGGGAGGAGAGCGAGGAGAAATTCGCAAAAGTTTTCCACGCAAGTCCGCACCCGATTGGGATCACGGAGGTGACAACCGGTCGTTGTATAGAAGTGAACGATGCCTGTTTGCAGCTGTTTGGTTTCAGTCGTGAAGAAGTGATCGGCAGCACGACATTGATGCTGGGCATCTGGCCGAATCAGCAGGATAGAGTCCGGCTCGTTGAGCGCTTGAAAGCCGGTGAGCCGATCCGCAATTGCGCGTTGACGTTGAAGACCAAATCAGGTGATGTCCGCCACATTCTCATATCTTCCGATTTGATGGAGATCAACGGAACACTTTGCATGATCACTCTCGGCAACGACATCACGAATCGCAAGCAGGCGGAAGACGCCTTGCTCGAAAGAGAGCAACAGTTCCGGGCGGTATTCAATCAAACCACCTGTGGCATCGCGCAGACGGATTCGACCGGCCGGTACACGCTCGTCAACGACCGGTATTGTGAGATCGTCGGCCGCTTGCGCGAGGAACTCTTGACTCTCAGTATGCACGATATCACGCACGCAGATGACTTGCTGGCCAACGCAGACCAATTCCGCGCATTGGTTCAGGGCGGGCCCAGCTTCGTCATCGAGAAACGTTATCTGCGGCCCGACGGTTCCGTGGTGTGGGTGCATAAGGACGTGGCCGCAGTGCGCGACAACGGAGGCAGGGTCTCGCACATTGTCGACGCCATCACAGACATCACGGACCGAAAACGGAATGAAAAGAACCTGCACGACCTCAATGCCTCGCTCGAAAAACGGGTGGACGAGCGGACAAAGGCACTGCGGCAGGAGGAGCAGCGGTTCCACGGCGCCTTTGACCATGCCCCCATCGGTATGGCTCTGGTCGCCCCAGACGGCAGATGGTTGCGAGTGAACGGCGCGTTGTGTCAGATCATCGGCTACACGGAGGCCGAACTCCTCGCAATCGATTTCCAGGCGATCACTCACCCCGACGACCTCGAAGCCGACCTCTCTCACGTCAGGGACATGTTGGCGGGAACGATACAGACCTACCAGATGGAGAAGCGGTACCTCCACAAACGAGGCCACGTTGTCCACATCCTGCTGACTGTCTATTTGGTTCGTGACACCAAAGGACAACCGCTGTACTTCATTTCTCAGAGCCAGGACATCACCGAGCGCAAGCCGGCCGAAGAACAATTCCGCCAAGTCGTGGAATCGGCCCCCAACGGAATGCTCCTGGCCGACTCGAACGGGATCATTACGCTGATCAACGCCCAGCTCGAACGATATTTCGGGTACGATCGTCACGAGCTTGTGGGACAGCCTGTTGAACTGCTACTGCCTGAACGGTTCCGCACGCAGCACCCCGCTCAGCGCGCCGCCTTCTATCACAACCCACAGGCACGGGCCATGGGAGCGAGGCGCGATCTCTTTGGTCGCCGTAAAGACGGGTCAGAGTTCCCACTGGAAATTGGACTGAATCCTATCCAGACCGCTCAAGGCCAGCAAGTCTTGGCGGCCATCGTCGACATTAGCACCCGCAAGCAGGCCGAAGAGATGTTGAAAGAGGCGGCGCAGGAATTGGTCTCGAAAAATGCTGAACTGCATGAAGCGAACCAGTCCGCCCTCATCGCCACACGCGCCAAGAGCGAGTTTCTGGCCACGATGAGCCACGAAATTCGCACGCCCATGAACGCCATTGTCGGCATGGCAGAGTTGCTCGGGGAGACATCGCTCTCCCCAAGCCAACAAGAATATGTCGGACGCCTTACACGCGCCTCGACCAGCCTGCTTGATTTGATCAACAACATTTTAGACATCTCCAAGATCGAAGCTGGCCAATTGGAATTGGAATCGATCGCCTTCGACATTCAGAGTCTCGTCGACACGATCGGCGAACTGATGGCCATCCACGCCCATATCAAGCAGCTTGAGCTCATAGCTTTTGTGCATCCAGATGTCCCTGCCTGGGTCATGGGCGACCCGACACGCCTCCAGCAGGTGATTATCAACCTCATAGGCAATGCCATCAAGTTTACGGAGCGCGGTGAGGTAGTTCTGCGCATTGAACCGGATAGCGCCGACCCCGACCTGATACGTTGTTGTGTTTCCGATACGGGCATCGGTGTTCCCCATGATAAACTGCACAGCATTTTTGACAGCTTTACCCAAGTCGACTCATCCATGACTCGGAAATACGGCGGCACCGGGTTAGGCTTGAGCATTTCCAAACGCCTGGTGGAGCACATGGGCGGCAGTATCAGCGCCGACAGTACCGAAGGCCATGGCAGCACGTTCTCGTTCGCCGTACGCCTTCCGAAAACAACTTCCCCGCCAACTGCATTGCCATTACCCTTGTTGGACCTTCGGAACCGCCGCCTCCTCATCGTGGACGACACTGAGACCAATCGAATGGTCATACGAGAACATCTCCGACCGCTTGGAGCCTTGCTGGTTGAGGCATCCGACGGTCCAGCGGCGTTACAAGCACTAGACGAAGCACTCGGAGACGGAACGCCATTCGATGTTGCCATTTTGGATTATCACACGCGGGGCATGAACGGACTGGACCTCGCACAGGCCATTCGCAAACGCCAGGACTCTGCTTCGTTGCCTCTGGTGTTGTATGCCTCGGACATGCTGCAGCAGACCGCAGCGCTTTCTCGCGAGTTAGGCATCGACTCCTTCGTTTATAAACCAGTTAGTCGCAGGCGGTTACTGGAGTCATTGGCAGTCGTACTGCATCAGGTGCCGGCTACCACGGTCCGCCAAGAGCAGGCGGCCCATCAGGAACTGGACTTACCACCGCCTTGCCGTATTCTGTTGGTGGAGGACTTAGAAGACAATCGCGACCTGGTACGGCTCTTCCTGAAAGATACTTCCTGTCAATTGGAGATGGCGGAGAATGGCGCCATTGGCGTAAAAAAATTTGCAGAAGGAACTTATGACTTGGTGCTTATGGACATGCAGATGCCCATCATGGATGGACTCCAGTCGACGATGGCCATTCGTCAATGGGAAGTCGAACAGCAACACAAGCCCACGCCGATCATTGCCCTCACCGCCAATGCTTTCTCCGAGGAATCCATAAAAAGTCTGAACGTGGGATGCACAGCCCATCTGACCAAACCGATCAAGAAGAAAGTGCTCCTTTCGACCATCACTCAATGTCTCGGTGCCCTAAGAGATCAAGCGGCCTGA
- the typA gene encoding translational GTPase TypA has product MSTVRAPQDRRSDIRNIAIIAHVDHGKTTLVDAVLRQTHVHRKIDDMGERIMDSMDQERERGITIRAKNASVIYNGVKINIVDTPGHADFGGEVERTLRMVDGVLILVDAKEGPMPQTTFVLRKALALGHKAIVVINKIDRPDAVIDDVVNRTFDLFVHLGATDEQLDFPIVYTSAIKGIATLDVNKPGTDIVPLLDTVLEKIPAPAITVDAPLQILVLALVQDPYKGKMGIGKIQSGSIARRQNVMVLGKNGAQIPGKVSDLAVYSGLDRADTEQAAAGEIVAVAGLDEVSIGDTIADADKPVALPRVSIDEPTVQMTFSVNNSPFAGREGKFLTSRHLRERLFKELETNVSLRVNETDSADRFLVAGRGELHLSVLIEQMRREGYELQVSQPEVIVHREGDKVMEPYEELTIQVPETYQGTVIEELGKRRGEMRHMKLIHSDVGTSEMHLEYHIPTRGIMGLKNVLLAKTRGTVILHHVFSAYEPAEERDLLVTPHGSLVAYEDGASTGYAIFMTQERGAMFIGPGVEVYRGMVVGQNSRDEDLDVNVCKEKHLSNMRASGSDEALVLTPPREMTLEFALEYIGSDELVEITPQNLRLRKRLLNPDDRRKAKKAGK; this is encoded by the coding sequence ATGTCCACCGTACGCGCCCCTCAGGACCGTCGCAGCGATATCCGCAATATCGCGATCATCGCCCACGTCGATCACGGCAAAACGACCCTGGTCGATGCCGTACTCCGCCAAACTCACGTCCATCGCAAGATCGATGACATGGGCGAACGCATTATGGATTCGATGGATCAGGAACGGGAGCGTGGGATTACGATCCGGGCCAAAAACGCCAGCGTCATCTACAATGGAGTGAAAATCAACATTGTCGATACGCCGGGCCACGCCGACTTCGGCGGGGAAGTGGAACGGACGCTTCGAATGGTGGACGGTGTATTGATTTTAGTCGATGCCAAAGAAGGTCCCATGCCGCAAACGACCTTCGTGTTGCGGAAGGCGTTGGCGTTGGGACACAAAGCCATTGTCGTCATCAACAAAATCGATCGGCCGGACGCAGTCATCGACGACGTGGTCAACCGCACCTTCGACCTGTTCGTCCATCTCGGGGCCACCGACGAGCAACTCGACTTTCCGATCGTCTACACATCGGCCATTAAAGGAATCGCCACGCTCGATGTCAACAAACCGGGAACGGATATCGTCCCATTGCTCGATACCGTGCTGGAGAAAATTCCTGCTCCAGCAATTACCGTCGATGCCCCGCTCCAAATTCTTGTGCTGGCCCTTGTGCAAGATCCCTACAAAGGCAAGATGGGAATCGGCAAGATCCAGTCCGGTTCAATTGCCAGGCGGCAGAATGTCATGGTGCTCGGGAAAAACGGTGCACAGATTCCAGGTAAGGTGTCCGACCTCGCCGTCTATTCCGGCCTAGACCGGGCCGACACCGAACAGGCAGCGGCCGGTGAAATCGTTGCCGTCGCCGGACTTGATGAGGTGAGCATCGGCGACACCATCGCCGACGCCGATAAACCGGTTGCCCTCCCGCGCGTGTCGATCGATGAGCCGACCGTACAAATGACCTTCTCCGTCAACAACAGTCCATTCGCCGGACGCGAAGGCAAGTTCCTCACCTCGCGCCACCTGCGCGAGCGTCTGTTCAAGGAACTGGAGACCAACGTATCGCTCCGCGTCAATGAGACCGACAGCGCCGATCGCTTTCTTGTGGCGGGACGAGGGGAACTGCACCTCTCCGTCTTGATCGAGCAGATGCGACGGGAAGGGTACGAACTGCAAGTCTCACAACCAGAGGTTATTGTCCATCGCGAAGGCGACAAGGTCATGGAGCCGTACGAGGAGCTGACCATCCAGGTACCGGAGACCTACCAGGGAACCGTGATCGAGGAACTCGGGAAACGCCGAGGCGAGATGCGGCACATGAAGCTGATTCACTCCGACGTCGGCACCAGCGAGATGCATTTGGAATACCACATTCCGACCCGCGGCATCATGGGACTGAAGAACGTGCTGTTGGCAAAGACCCGCGGCACCGTCATTCTGCACCATGTCTTCTCGGCCTACGAGCCGGCGGAAGAGCGAGACCTTCTCGTGACCCCGCATGGCTCGCTCGTCGCGTACGAAGACGGGGCGAGTACAGGCTATGCCATCTTCATGACCCAGGAGCGGGGCGCCATGTTCATCGGCCCCGGAGTCGAAGTATACCGAGGGATGGTCGTCGGTCAAAACAGTCGAGACGAGGATCTGGACGTGAACGTATGCAAGGAAAAGCATCTCTCCAACATGCGGGCCTCCGGGTCCGATGAGGCCTTGGTGCTCACCCCTCCGCGGGAGATGACCTTGGAATTTGCGCTGGAATATATTGGATCCGATGAACTGGTGGAGATCACGCCGCAAAACCTCCGCCTCCGTAAACGATTACTGAATCCCGACGACCGTCGAAAGGCCAAGAAAGCCGGCAAATGA
- a CDS encoding thioredoxin family protein: protein MSGIVQDVSDANYKEFTDSSGAVVAYGLATCEPCKAYDPILEETAAKFPTIKVGKAKMHVPGRCREIKKTHTFETYPTTHLFAHGKLLLTREGVVEPAELAALISDYLLK, encoded by the coding sequence ATGAGCGGAATCGTTCAAGACGTCAGCGACGCCAACTATAAGGAATTCACCGACAGCTCCGGCGCGGTGGTTGCCTATGGACTGGCCACTTGCGAGCCCTGCAAAGCTTACGATCCTATTCTGGAGGAGACTGCGGCCAAATTCCCGACCATCAAGGTCGGCAAGGCCAAGATGCATGTCCCTGGGCGCTGTCGCGAAATTAAAAAAACCCACACCTTTGAAACGTATCCCACCACCCATCTCTTTGCGCATGGTAAGTTATTGTTGACGCGCGAAGGAGTCGTCGAGCCGGCCGAACTCGCCGCACTCATTTCCGACTACTTACTCAAGTAG
- a CDS encoding response regulator, with the protein MRKVTAESGPTVLMVEDHDDTACLVRFMLERQGYTVRHAPDGSNAKRLTETSPAPDLVLLDISLPNLSGLEILRTIRSTPGWRQIPVLMLTANTLPESITEANNLGATEYLRKPFSPERLLQIIESFLPFPQTTPPSPIDGQP; encoded by the coding sequence ATGCGGAAAGTGACGGCTGAGTCAGGCCCGACGGTGCTGATGGTTGAAGATCATGACGACACCGCATGCTTGGTCCGCTTCATGCTGGAGCGCCAAGGCTATACCGTTCGACATGCGCCTGACGGAAGTAATGCCAAGCGGCTCACAGAAACCAGTCCTGCTCCTGATTTGGTGCTCCTCGATATCTCACTCCCAAATCTGTCGGGCCTTGAGATTCTGCGTACCATTCGCTCGACACCGGGATGGCGACAAATTCCTGTCCTCATGCTCACAGCGAATACCCTCCCGGAATCGATAACCGAGGCAAACAACCTTGGAGCGACAGAATACTTACGAAAGCCCTTTTCGCCAGAACGCCTCCTGCAGATCATTGAATCCTTTCTCCCGTTCCCACAGACTACTCCCCCCTCTCCCATCGACGGGCAGCCCTAA
- a CDS encoding redoxin domain-containing protein → MSDVAPEIKVGDTAPDFNLKDQDQKDVKLSEFKGKKNVVLCFYPLDWSPVCQGENKCLTDDFPKFQSANAELFGVSCDSFFSHKAWADSLDLKHRLLSDVHRTTAKSYGLYFEPLNCSKRATVIVDKNGKVAYAKVQEIKTAREDKEILDALAKLS, encoded by the coding sequence ATGAGTGACGTGGCACCGGAAATCAAAGTGGGCGATACAGCACCGGATTTCAATCTGAAGGATCAAGACCAGAAGGACGTGAAATTGAGCGAATTCAAGGGCAAGAAAAACGTTGTCTTGTGCTTCTATCCGCTGGATTGGAGCCCGGTCTGTCAGGGTGAAAATAAGTGTCTGACCGACGACTTCCCGAAGTTCCAGTCCGCCAACGCCGAGTTGTTCGGCGTCAGCTGCGACAGCTTTTTCTCCCACAAGGCCTGGGCGGATTCATTGGACCTGAAGCATCGCCTGTTGTCCGACGTGCACCGGACAACGGCCAAGTCGTATGGTCTCTATTTTGAGCCTTTGAACTGTTCCAAGCGTGCGACCGTCATCGTGGATAAGAACGGCAAGGTCGCCTATGCGAAGGTACAGGAAATCAAGACCGCCCGCGAGGACAAAGAAATCCTCGATGCGCTCGCGAAATTGAGCTAA